A genomic region of Amphiura filiformis chromosome 6, Afil_fr2py, whole genome shotgun sequence contains the following coding sequences:
- the LOC140155689 gene encoding uncharacterized protein, giving the protein MASTMAASSSAQDVVDGRKGGRLFERIKHFSGDSNKGSDSAYNSGTEEGNHIEDNMGKKKLRKSKQKHGSVEALVRSIQSMNIHLLEKDDSNLVPYDINDRQWSSSESSLSSVSDHSQNVEPFTEYATNAAPQDIGIPWIFEQNVKIQADNCKKGEHGECLLKMGKKVEILSQKTKYPVFSVEFGGCFDDKNTTLKWMNKGKDEFENLQFGMLEPSSSEEMPEEPPAPIDEDSPPPLEEEEPSAPNEEDQPEEEMLRRDQVDASMEENSDGPFTYRLATVKDASMPGKLRVVAVHIDDTELLDATIQWKLAKYGGFFTLRDPKERPEEHPDSECDLHLAVSCCKPEPFFVRKGKYWNFFVNPEVKLSIWPSDTQADDCDYGDEC; this is encoded by the exons ATGGCTAGTACTATGGCCGCATCCTCCTCAGCTCAAGATGTTGTTGATGGACGTAAAGGTGGGCGTTTATTTGAAAGAATAAAACATTTTAGTGGCGATTCAAATAAAGGCAGCGACTCGGCTTACAACTCAGGCACAGAAGAG GGCAACCATATAGAAGACAATATGGGCAAAAAGAAGCTTAGAAAGAGCAAACAGAAACATGGGTCAGTTGAGGCCTTGGTTCGCAGCATTCAAAGTATGAACATCCATCTACTAGAGAAAGATGATTCCAACTTGGTACCATATGACATCAATGACAGGCAATGGAGCAGCAGTGAAAGCAGCCTCTCATCCGTGTCTGATCACTCCCAAAATGTTGAACCATTCACTGAATATGCTACAAATGCTGCACCACAG GACATCGGGATCCCGTGGATTTTTGAACAGAATGTAAAAATCCAAGCAGATAATTGCAAGAAAGGAGAGCATGGAGAGTGTCTGTTAAAGATGGGCAAAAAAGTTGAGATACTGTCACAGAAAACAAAATATCCAGTATTCTCAGTTGAATTTGGTGGTTGCTTTGATGACAAAAACA CAACACTAAAATGGATGAATAAGGGAAAGGatgaatttgaaaacctgcaatTTGGGATGTTAGAGCCATCAAGCTCTGAGGAAATGCCGGAAGAACCCCCAGCTCCTATTGATGAAGACTCACCACCTCCTTTGGAAGAAGAAGAACCCTCAGCTCCAAATGAGGAAGATCAACCTGAAGAAGAAATGCTGAGACGAGACCAAGTTGATGCAAGCATGGAGGAAAATAGTGATGGCCCATTCACCTATCGCCTTGCCACAGTAAAGGATGCAAGCATGCCAGGCAAATTGAGAGTTGTAGCTGTTCAT ATAGATGATACTGAACTGCTTGATGCAACTATCCAATGGAAATTGGCCAAATATGGTGGATTCTTCACCCTTCGAGATCCCAAGGAACGCCCTGAGGAACATCCGGACAGCGAATGTGATTTGCATCTTGCTGTCAGCTGCTGTAAGCCAGAACCATTTTTCGTAAGAAAAGGAAAATATTGGAATTTTTTTGTAAACCCAGAGGTTAAATTATCAATCTGGCCATCAGACACTCAAGCTGATGACTGTGATTATGGTGATGAGTGCTAA